A single region of the Salvia splendens isolate huo1 chromosome 18, SspV2, whole genome shotgun sequence genome encodes:
- the LOC121776567 gene encoding helicase-like transcription factor CHR28 isoform X1 produces MLTADAEERSSGIVDEMFGAEDECDDVYIDLDHFWEVMGAPDSPSQGNIVEDLSSIDVQQDSRTGSSDGISESAGTSSAILGAGMREPSSQFGIVDHNSSRTVTDDIPFQENGISYSCVVGRPQTPSSYSQNDGGRAPSGMTNQSDPLCSYSMGHVTNDGESSADILMNHDKDLIGFSMLDFHLDYKEDVSVTDRDGISLDVSHTESGSCEINAADIPYFTPENGGMHLFGSDGLSYVSLRSGFQSLDCDGGRTDNIVVEGENFSDGFIHGMPYVDVAASQVGFNYSSDMSTLQDESKNISPASLSCIFSKSWGDTKIRKNVESFTSNDFISRASKLVDIARRKYHGDASKQPSVKNIQWSSSGSFSSTPCENYVSCKKEENEDILLNSDFLHRGMVDQTNTQKLAIGAQDGNSALLVSCQTGIWPLASVKAEMNFQKTENKAPEFNNFYLPNTNYQRVQSNTIEPINLDDDSDLCILEDMSTPAVASMPVTLNGKSFAASQYSTSIEHVDQMTMGHSRLRPNDERVIFQVAMQDLSQPTSEALPPDGLAVTLLKHQRIALSWMVNKETEGTCCSGGILADDQGLGKTVSTIALILKERSPSSKAPTANMKQCQMEMCDLDEDNGTSDTYHVEDTCEVNGYKTNIQAKGRPPAGTLIVCPTSVLRQWSEELFNKVTREADLSVLIYHGGNRIKDPIELAKYDVVITTYAIVSMEVPKQPAVDENDDQFGTPFQGCSSSKKRKALETASSKKSARSKKSTKQIDNELFETLSGPLAKVGWYRVVLDEAQTIKNHRTQVARACWGLRAKRRWCLSGTPIQNAIDDLYSYFRFLRHEPYATFTTFREHLKSPINRNPKVGYKKLQAVLKTIMLRRTKGTYIDGEPIIDLPPKTIELKRVDFSMEERDFYCRLEADSQAQFAEYAKAGTVKQNYVNILLMLLRLRQACDHPLLVRGFGSTSQRSSSVEMAKNFPREKSIFLLNCLEGSLAICGICSDPPEDAVVTACGHVFCNQCICEHMIGDDTQCPKKNCKTRLTSSHIFSITTLRGAISNNPNPENNHTLNCSDSKLAKVSESCSSSYPEGSSKIKAALELLTSLSKPHDPALKPTEGYSDLLHGYNSVGKNRTPDIKAVGEKAIVFSQWTRMLDLLEDYLKSSSIQYRRLDGTMPISARDNAVRDFKSLPQVTVMIMSLKAASLGLNMVAACHVILLDLWWNPTTEDQAIDRAHRIGQTRPVSVYRLTVKDTVEDRILALQERKRAMVASAFGEDETGSRQTRLTVEDLEYLFRVD; encoded by the exons ATGTTGACTGCTGATGCAGAGGAGAGATCGTCGGGGATTGTGGATGAGATGTTTGGCGCGGAGGATGAATGCGACGACGTTTACATCGACCTCGATCATTTCTGGGAAGTTATGGGAGCTCCGGATTCGCCTTCGCAG GGTAATATAGTGGAAGATCTATCTTCTATTGATGTTCAACAAG ATTCTAGGACTGGAAGTTCAGATGGAATCTCAGAATCCGCAGGGACTTCTTCTGCAATTTTGGGTGCTGGAATGCGAGAACCTTCTTCTCAGTTTGGTATTGTTGATCACAACTCCTCCAGAACTGTCACTGACGATATACCTTTCCAAGAAAATGGCATTTCTTATAGTTGTGTGGTTGGTCGCCCCCAAACTCCATCATCATACAGCCAAAATGATGGAGGCAGAGCTCCATCTGGGATGACCAACCAAAGTGACCCATTGTGTTCTTATAGTATGGGTCATGTTACTAATGATGGAGAGTCTTCTGCTGATATTCTCATGAATCATGATAAGGATCTGATTGGATTCTCTATGCTAGATTTTCACTTAGATT ACAAGGAGGATGTCTCAGTTACTGATCGAGATGGGATTTCTCTGGACGTCTCCCATACTGAGTCTGGTTCTTGTGAAATTAATGCGGCCGACATTCCATATTTTACTCCCGAAAATGGTGGCATGCACCTTTTTGGCTCAGATGGTCTATCCTATGTTTCTCTTCGCTCTGGCTTTCAATCCTTGGATTGTGATGGAGGTAGGACGGATAATATTGTGGTTGAAGGAGAAAATTTTAGTGACGGTTTCATTCATGGAATGCCTTATGTGGATGTGGCTGCTTCCCAAGTTGGATTCAACTATTCTAGTGACATGAGTACATTGCAGGATGAGTCAAAAAATATTTCTCCTGCTTCTTTGTCATGCATTTTCAGCAAATCCTGGGGTGATACCAAGATCAGGAAAAATGTGGAATCATTTACATCTAATGATTTCATTTCTAGGGCATCTAAATTAGTTGACATAGCCCGCAGGAAATATCATGGGGATGCAAGTAAGCAGCCCTCTGTAAAAAACATACAATGGTCTTCATCTGGTTCCTTCTCTTCGACTCCATGTGAGAACTATGTTTCCTgcaaaaaggaagaaaatgaGGACATACTTTTGAATAGTGATTTCCTTCATCGGGGTATGGTTGATCAGACTAACACCCAAAAATTAGCTATTGGTGCTCAGGATGGTAACTCTGCTCTTCTGGTGTCATGTCAAACTGGCATATGGCCATTAGCTTCAGTCAAGGCAGAAATGAATTTTCAAAAAACGGAAAATAAGGCCCCAGAGTTCAACAATTTTTATCTTCCTAACACCAATTACCAAAGGGTTCAAAGTAACACGATAGAGCCTATTAATCTCGATGATGACTCCGATCTTTGTATTCTTGAGGATATGAGTACACCAGCAGTAGCCTCAATGCCTGTTACATTGAATGGAAAGTCATTTGCTGCTTCACAATATTCAACATCTATAGAGCATGTTGACCAGATGACAATGGGGCATTCAAGGCTTAGACCAAATGATGAACGGGTTATTTTTCAAGTTGCCATGCAG GATCTCTCTCAGCCAACATCAGAAGCTCTTCCACCTGATGGTTTGGCTGTGACTCTGCTGAAACACCAG CGAATTGCTTTATCCTGGATGGTTAACAAAGAGACGGAAGGTACATGTTGTTCTGGTGGGATTCTTGCGGATGATCAG GGACTTGGGAAGACAGTGTCAACTATTGCATTGATACTAAAAGAGAGGTCACCTTCTTCCAAAGCACCGACAGCTAATATGAAACAATGTCAAATGGAGATGTGTGATCTGGACGAGGACAATGGAACTTCTGATACTTACCATGTGGAGGATACTTGTGAGGTTAATGGTTACAAGACTAACATACAAGCAAAGGGTAGACCACCTGCTGGCACCCTTATTGTATGTCCTACAAGTGTTCTCCGGCAGTGGTCTGAAGAGTTGTTCAACAAAGTAACTAGAGAAGCCGATCTTTCTGTTCTAATCTACCATGGAGGCAACCGTATAAAGGATCCTATTGAGCTTGCTAAGTATGATGTGGTGATTACAACATATGCTATTGTTAGCATGGAGGTGCCAAAGCAgcctgctgttgatgagaatgATGATCAATTTGGTACCCCCTTTCAAGGATGCTCATCTAGTAAAAAGAGGAAGGCACTTGAAACTGCGTCTTCTAAGAAGTCAGCTAGGAGTAAGAAGAGTACGAAACAAATTGACAACGAATTATTTGAAACTCTATCTGGCCCTCTTGCCAAGGTTGGATGGTATAGGGTTGTATTGGATGAGGCTCAAACCATTAAAAACCACAGGACTCAAGTAGCTAGGGCTTGCTGGGGACTTCGTGCTAAGCGTAGGTGGTGCTTATCTGGGACACCAATTCAGAATGCGATAGATGATCTATATAGCTACTTTAGATTTCTCAGGCACGAACCTTATGCTACTTTTACAACTTTCCGCGAACATCTTAAGTCACCAATCAATAGGAATCCGAAGGTTGGGTACAAAAAACTGCAAGCAGTGCTGAAGACTATCATGTTGCGTCGAACGAAAG GTACTTATATTGATGGAGAACCAATTATTGATCTTCCACCGAAAACTATAGAATTGAAAAGGGTTGATTTCTCCATGGAGGAGCGCGATTTCTATTGCAGACTTGAGGCTGATTCACAGGCGCAATTTGCA GAATATGCAAAAGCAGGGACAGTCAAACAGAACTATGTGAACATATTATTAATGCTTCTGCGGCTTCGACAGGCTTGTGACCACCCTCTTCTTGTTAGGGGGTTTGGTTCTACTTCACAAAGGAGTTCCTCCGTGGAGATGGCTAAGAATTTTCCCCGGGAGAAAAGCATCTTCCTGCTGAATTGTTTGGAAGGCTCTTTAGCAATTTGCGGGATATGCAGT GATCCACCTGAAGATGCTGTAGTAACTGCCTGCGGGCATGTCTTTTGTAACCAGTGCATTTGTGAGCATATGATTGGTGATGACACCCAATGTCCCAAAAAGAATTGCAAAACTCGCCTTACTTcttcacacatattttctatcACCACACTAAGGGGTGCTATATCGAATAACCCAAATCCAGAAAATAATCACACCTTGAACTGCTCTGATTCCAAGCTTGCAAAAGTTTCGGAATCTTGTTCTTCAAGCTATCCAGAAGGTTCATCCAAAATCAAAGCTGCTCTGGAGCTCTTGACATCTTTGTCTAAGCCACACGATCCTGCCTTGAAACCTACAGAAGGATATTCAGATTTGTTGCATGGTTACAATTCAGTGGGAAAGAATCGAACTCCAGACATAAAAGCTGTGGGAGAAAAGGCAATTGTGTTCTCCCAGTGGACACGGATGTTGGATTTGCTTGAAGATTATTTGAAAAGTTCGTCCATCCAATACCGCAGACTTGACGGAACAATGCCTATTTCTGC
- the LOC121776567 gene encoding helicase-like transcription factor CHR28 isoform X2 has translation MFNKVDSRTGSSDGISESAGTSSAILGAGMREPSSQFGIVDHNSSRTVTDDIPFQENGISYSCVVGRPQTPSSYSQNDGGRAPSGMTNQSDPLCSYSMGHVTNDGESSADILMNHDKDLIGFSMLDFHLDYKEDVSVTDRDGISLDVSHTESGSCEINAADIPYFTPENGGMHLFGSDGLSYVSLRSGFQSLDCDGGRTDNIVVEGENFSDGFIHGMPYVDVAASQVGFNYSSDMSTLQDESKNISPASLSCIFSKSWGDTKIRKNVESFTSNDFISRASKLVDIARRKYHGDASKQPSVKNIQWSSSGSFSSTPCENYVSCKKEENEDILLNSDFLHRGMVDQTNTQKLAIGAQDGNSALLVSCQTGIWPLASVKAEMNFQKTENKAPEFNNFYLPNTNYQRVQSNTIEPINLDDDSDLCILEDMSTPAVASMPVTLNGKSFAASQYSTSIEHVDQMTMGHSRLRPNDERVIFQVAMQDLSQPTSEALPPDGLAVTLLKHQRIALSWMVNKETEGTCCSGGILADDQGLGKTVSTIALILKERSPSSKAPTANMKQCQMEMCDLDEDNGTSDTYHVEDTCEVNGYKTNIQAKGRPPAGTLIVCPTSVLRQWSEELFNKVTREADLSVLIYHGGNRIKDPIELAKYDVVITTYAIVSMEVPKQPAVDENDDQFGTPFQGCSSSKKRKALETASSKKSARSKKSTKQIDNELFETLSGPLAKVGWYRVVLDEAQTIKNHRTQVARACWGLRAKRRWCLSGTPIQNAIDDLYSYFRFLRHEPYATFTTFREHLKSPINRNPKVGYKKLQAVLKTIMLRRTKGTYIDGEPIIDLPPKTIELKRVDFSMEERDFYCRLEADSQAQFAEYAKAGTVKQNYVNILLMLLRLRQACDHPLLVRGFGSTSQRSSSVEMAKNFPREKSIFLLNCLEGSLAICGICSDPPEDAVVTACGHVFCNQCICEHMIGDDTQCPKKNCKTRLTSSHIFSITTLRGAISNNPNPENNHTLNCSDSKLAKVSESCSSSYPEGSSKIKAALELLTSLSKPHDPALKPTEGYSDLLHGYNSVGKNRTPDIKAVGEKAIVFSQWTRMLDLLEDYLKSSSIQYRRLDGTMPISARDNAVRDFKSLPQVTVMIMSLKAASLGLNMVAACHVILLDLWWNPTTEDQAIDRAHRIGQTRPVSVYRLTVKDTVEDRILALQERKRAMVASAFGEDETGSRQTRLTVEDLEYLFRVD, from the exons ATGTTCAACAAGGTCG ATTCTAGGACTGGAAGTTCAGATGGAATCTCAGAATCCGCAGGGACTTCTTCTGCAATTTTGGGTGCTGGAATGCGAGAACCTTCTTCTCAGTTTGGTATTGTTGATCACAACTCCTCCAGAACTGTCACTGACGATATACCTTTCCAAGAAAATGGCATTTCTTATAGTTGTGTGGTTGGTCGCCCCCAAACTCCATCATCATACAGCCAAAATGATGGAGGCAGAGCTCCATCTGGGATGACCAACCAAAGTGACCCATTGTGTTCTTATAGTATGGGTCATGTTACTAATGATGGAGAGTCTTCTGCTGATATTCTCATGAATCATGATAAGGATCTGATTGGATTCTCTATGCTAGATTTTCACTTAGATT ACAAGGAGGATGTCTCAGTTACTGATCGAGATGGGATTTCTCTGGACGTCTCCCATACTGAGTCTGGTTCTTGTGAAATTAATGCGGCCGACATTCCATATTTTACTCCCGAAAATGGTGGCATGCACCTTTTTGGCTCAGATGGTCTATCCTATGTTTCTCTTCGCTCTGGCTTTCAATCCTTGGATTGTGATGGAGGTAGGACGGATAATATTGTGGTTGAAGGAGAAAATTTTAGTGACGGTTTCATTCATGGAATGCCTTATGTGGATGTGGCTGCTTCCCAAGTTGGATTCAACTATTCTAGTGACATGAGTACATTGCAGGATGAGTCAAAAAATATTTCTCCTGCTTCTTTGTCATGCATTTTCAGCAAATCCTGGGGTGATACCAAGATCAGGAAAAATGTGGAATCATTTACATCTAATGATTTCATTTCTAGGGCATCTAAATTAGTTGACATAGCCCGCAGGAAATATCATGGGGATGCAAGTAAGCAGCCCTCTGTAAAAAACATACAATGGTCTTCATCTGGTTCCTTCTCTTCGACTCCATGTGAGAACTATGTTTCCTgcaaaaaggaagaaaatgaGGACATACTTTTGAATAGTGATTTCCTTCATCGGGGTATGGTTGATCAGACTAACACCCAAAAATTAGCTATTGGTGCTCAGGATGGTAACTCTGCTCTTCTGGTGTCATGTCAAACTGGCATATGGCCATTAGCTTCAGTCAAGGCAGAAATGAATTTTCAAAAAACGGAAAATAAGGCCCCAGAGTTCAACAATTTTTATCTTCCTAACACCAATTACCAAAGGGTTCAAAGTAACACGATAGAGCCTATTAATCTCGATGATGACTCCGATCTTTGTATTCTTGAGGATATGAGTACACCAGCAGTAGCCTCAATGCCTGTTACATTGAATGGAAAGTCATTTGCTGCTTCACAATATTCAACATCTATAGAGCATGTTGACCAGATGACAATGGGGCATTCAAGGCTTAGACCAAATGATGAACGGGTTATTTTTCAAGTTGCCATGCAG GATCTCTCTCAGCCAACATCAGAAGCTCTTCCACCTGATGGTTTGGCTGTGACTCTGCTGAAACACCAG CGAATTGCTTTATCCTGGATGGTTAACAAAGAGACGGAAGGTACATGTTGTTCTGGTGGGATTCTTGCGGATGATCAG GGACTTGGGAAGACAGTGTCAACTATTGCATTGATACTAAAAGAGAGGTCACCTTCTTCCAAAGCACCGACAGCTAATATGAAACAATGTCAAATGGAGATGTGTGATCTGGACGAGGACAATGGAACTTCTGATACTTACCATGTGGAGGATACTTGTGAGGTTAATGGTTACAAGACTAACATACAAGCAAAGGGTAGACCACCTGCTGGCACCCTTATTGTATGTCCTACAAGTGTTCTCCGGCAGTGGTCTGAAGAGTTGTTCAACAAAGTAACTAGAGAAGCCGATCTTTCTGTTCTAATCTACCATGGAGGCAACCGTATAAAGGATCCTATTGAGCTTGCTAAGTATGATGTGGTGATTACAACATATGCTATTGTTAGCATGGAGGTGCCAAAGCAgcctgctgttgatgagaatgATGATCAATTTGGTACCCCCTTTCAAGGATGCTCATCTAGTAAAAAGAGGAAGGCACTTGAAACTGCGTCTTCTAAGAAGTCAGCTAGGAGTAAGAAGAGTACGAAACAAATTGACAACGAATTATTTGAAACTCTATCTGGCCCTCTTGCCAAGGTTGGATGGTATAGGGTTGTATTGGATGAGGCTCAAACCATTAAAAACCACAGGACTCAAGTAGCTAGGGCTTGCTGGGGACTTCGTGCTAAGCGTAGGTGGTGCTTATCTGGGACACCAATTCAGAATGCGATAGATGATCTATATAGCTACTTTAGATTTCTCAGGCACGAACCTTATGCTACTTTTACAACTTTCCGCGAACATCTTAAGTCACCAATCAATAGGAATCCGAAGGTTGGGTACAAAAAACTGCAAGCAGTGCTGAAGACTATCATGTTGCGTCGAACGAAAG GTACTTATATTGATGGAGAACCAATTATTGATCTTCCACCGAAAACTATAGAATTGAAAAGGGTTGATTTCTCCATGGAGGAGCGCGATTTCTATTGCAGACTTGAGGCTGATTCACAGGCGCAATTTGCA GAATATGCAAAAGCAGGGACAGTCAAACAGAACTATGTGAACATATTATTAATGCTTCTGCGGCTTCGACAGGCTTGTGACCACCCTCTTCTTGTTAGGGGGTTTGGTTCTACTTCACAAAGGAGTTCCTCCGTGGAGATGGCTAAGAATTTTCCCCGGGAGAAAAGCATCTTCCTGCTGAATTGTTTGGAAGGCTCTTTAGCAATTTGCGGGATATGCAGT GATCCACCTGAAGATGCTGTAGTAACTGCCTGCGGGCATGTCTTTTGTAACCAGTGCATTTGTGAGCATATGATTGGTGATGACACCCAATGTCCCAAAAAGAATTGCAAAACTCGCCTTACTTcttcacacatattttctatcACCACACTAAGGGGTGCTATATCGAATAACCCAAATCCAGAAAATAATCACACCTTGAACTGCTCTGATTCCAAGCTTGCAAAAGTTTCGGAATCTTGTTCTTCAAGCTATCCAGAAGGTTCATCCAAAATCAAAGCTGCTCTGGAGCTCTTGACATCTTTGTCTAAGCCACACGATCCTGCCTTGAAACCTACAGAAGGATATTCAGATTTGTTGCATGGTTACAATTCAGTGGGAAAGAATCGAACTCCAGACATAAAAGCTGTGGGAGAAAAGGCAATTGTGTTCTCCCAGTGGACACGGATGTTGGATTTGCTTGAAGATTATTTGAAAAGTTCGTCCATCCAATACCGCAGACTTGACGGAACAATGCCTATTTCTGC
- the LOC121776567 gene encoding helicase-like transcription factor CHR28 isoform X3, with protein MREPSSQFGIVDHNSSRTVTDDIPFQENGISYSCVVGRPQTPSSYSQNDGGRAPSGMTNQSDPLCSYSMGHVTNDGESSADILMNHDKDLIGFSMLDFHLDYKEDVSVTDRDGISLDVSHTESGSCEINAADIPYFTPENGGMHLFGSDGLSYVSLRSGFQSLDCDGGRTDNIVVEGENFSDGFIHGMPYVDVAASQVGFNYSSDMSTLQDESKNISPASLSCIFSKSWGDTKIRKNVESFTSNDFISRASKLVDIARRKYHGDASKQPSVKNIQWSSSGSFSSTPCENYVSCKKEENEDILLNSDFLHRGMVDQTNTQKLAIGAQDGNSALLVSCQTGIWPLASVKAEMNFQKTENKAPEFNNFYLPNTNYQRVQSNTIEPINLDDDSDLCILEDMSTPAVASMPVTLNGKSFAASQYSTSIEHVDQMTMGHSRLRPNDERVIFQVAMQDLSQPTSEALPPDGLAVTLLKHQRIALSWMVNKETEGTCCSGGILADDQGLGKTVSTIALILKERSPSSKAPTANMKQCQMEMCDLDEDNGTSDTYHVEDTCEVNGYKTNIQAKGRPPAGTLIVCPTSVLRQWSEELFNKVTREADLSVLIYHGGNRIKDPIELAKYDVVITTYAIVSMEVPKQPAVDENDDQFGTPFQGCSSSKKRKALETASSKKSARSKKSTKQIDNELFETLSGPLAKVGWYRVVLDEAQTIKNHRTQVARACWGLRAKRRWCLSGTPIQNAIDDLYSYFRFLRHEPYATFTTFREHLKSPINRNPKVGYKKLQAVLKTIMLRRTKGTYIDGEPIIDLPPKTIELKRVDFSMEERDFYCRLEADSQAQFAEYAKAGTVKQNYVNILLMLLRLRQACDHPLLVRGFGSTSQRSSSVEMAKNFPREKSIFLLNCLEGSLAICGICSDPPEDAVVTACGHVFCNQCICEHMIGDDTQCPKKNCKTRLTSSHIFSITTLRGAISNNPNPENNHTLNCSDSKLAKVSESCSSSYPEGSSKIKAALELLTSLSKPHDPALKPTEGYSDLLHGYNSVGKNRTPDIKAVGEKAIVFSQWTRMLDLLEDYLKSSSIQYRRLDGTMPISARDNAVRDFKSLPQVTVMIMSLKAASLGLNMVAACHVILLDLWWNPTTEDQAIDRAHRIGQTRPVSVYRLTVKDTVEDRILALQERKRAMVASAFGEDETGSRQTRLTVEDLEYLFRVD; from the exons ATGCGAGAACCTTCTTCTCAGTTTGGTATTGTTGATCACAACTCCTCCAGAACTGTCACTGACGATATACCTTTCCAAGAAAATGGCATTTCTTATAGTTGTGTGGTTGGTCGCCCCCAAACTCCATCATCATACAGCCAAAATGATGGAGGCAGAGCTCCATCTGGGATGACCAACCAAAGTGACCCATTGTGTTCTTATAGTATGGGTCATGTTACTAATGATGGAGAGTCTTCTGCTGATATTCTCATGAATCATGATAAGGATCTGATTGGATTCTCTATGCTAGATTTTCACTTAGATT ACAAGGAGGATGTCTCAGTTACTGATCGAGATGGGATTTCTCTGGACGTCTCCCATACTGAGTCTGGTTCTTGTGAAATTAATGCGGCCGACATTCCATATTTTACTCCCGAAAATGGTGGCATGCACCTTTTTGGCTCAGATGGTCTATCCTATGTTTCTCTTCGCTCTGGCTTTCAATCCTTGGATTGTGATGGAGGTAGGACGGATAATATTGTGGTTGAAGGAGAAAATTTTAGTGACGGTTTCATTCATGGAATGCCTTATGTGGATGTGGCTGCTTCCCAAGTTGGATTCAACTATTCTAGTGACATGAGTACATTGCAGGATGAGTCAAAAAATATTTCTCCTGCTTCTTTGTCATGCATTTTCAGCAAATCCTGGGGTGATACCAAGATCAGGAAAAATGTGGAATCATTTACATCTAATGATTTCATTTCTAGGGCATCTAAATTAGTTGACATAGCCCGCAGGAAATATCATGGGGATGCAAGTAAGCAGCCCTCTGTAAAAAACATACAATGGTCTTCATCTGGTTCCTTCTCTTCGACTCCATGTGAGAACTATGTTTCCTgcaaaaaggaagaaaatgaGGACATACTTTTGAATAGTGATTTCCTTCATCGGGGTATGGTTGATCAGACTAACACCCAAAAATTAGCTATTGGTGCTCAGGATGGTAACTCTGCTCTTCTGGTGTCATGTCAAACTGGCATATGGCCATTAGCTTCAGTCAAGGCAGAAATGAATTTTCAAAAAACGGAAAATAAGGCCCCAGAGTTCAACAATTTTTATCTTCCTAACACCAATTACCAAAGGGTTCAAAGTAACACGATAGAGCCTATTAATCTCGATGATGACTCCGATCTTTGTATTCTTGAGGATATGAGTACACCAGCAGTAGCCTCAATGCCTGTTACATTGAATGGAAAGTCATTTGCTGCTTCACAATATTCAACATCTATAGAGCATGTTGACCAGATGACAATGGGGCATTCAAGGCTTAGACCAAATGATGAACGGGTTATTTTTCAAGTTGCCATGCAG GATCTCTCTCAGCCAACATCAGAAGCTCTTCCACCTGATGGTTTGGCTGTGACTCTGCTGAAACACCAG CGAATTGCTTTATCCTGGATGGTTAACAAAGAGACGGAAGGTACATGTTGTTCTGGTGGGATTCTTGCGGATGATCAG GGACTTGGGAAGACAGTGTCAACTATTGCATTGATACTAAAAGAGAGGTCACCTTCTTCCAAAGCACCGACAGCTAATATGAAACAATGTCAAATGGAGATGTGTGATCTGGACGAGGACAATGGAACTTCTGATACTTACCATGTGGAGGATACTTGTGAGGTTAATGGTTACAAGACTAACATACAAGCAAAGGGTAGACCACCTGCTGGCACCCTTATTGTATGTCCTACAAGTGTTCTCCGGCAGTGGTCTGAAGAGTTGTTCAACAAAGTAACTAGAGAAGCCGATCTTTCTGTTCTAATCTACCATGGAGGCAACCGTATAAAGGATCCTATTGAGCTTGCTAAGTATGATGTGGTGATTACAACATATGCTATTGTTAGCATGGAGGTGCCAAAGCAgcctgctgttgatgagaatgATGATCAATTTGGTACCCCCTTTCAAGGATGCTCATCTAGTAAAAAGAGGAAGGCACTTGAAACTGCGTCTTCTAAGAAGTCAGCTAGGAGTAAGAAGAGTACGAAACAAATTGACAACGAATTATTTGAAACTCTATCTGGCCCTCTTGCCAAGGTTGGATGGTATAGGGTTGTATTGGATGAGGCTCAAACCATTAAAAACCACAGGACTCAAGTAGCTAGGGCTTGCTGGGGACTTCGTGCTAAGCGTAGGTGGTGCTTATCTGGGACACCAATTCAGAATGCGATAGATGATCTATATAGCTACTTTAGATTTCTCAGGCACGAACCTTATGCTACTTTTACAACTTTCCGCGAACATCTTAAGTCACCAATCAATAGGAATCCGAAGGTTGGGTACAAAAAACTGCAAGCAGTGCTGAAGACTATCATGTTGCGTCGAACGAAAG GTACTTATATTGATGGAGAACCAATTATTGATCTTCCACCGAAAACTATAGAATTGAAAAGGGTTGATTTCTCCATGGAGGAGCGCGATTTCTATTGCAGACTTGAGGCTGATTCACAGGCGCAATTTGCA GAATATGCAAAAGCAGGGACAGTCAAACAGAACTATGTGAACATATTATTAATGCTTCTGCGGCTTCGACAGGCTTGTGACCACCCTCTTCTTGTTAGGGGGTTTGGTTCTACTTCACAAAGGAGTTCCTCCGTGGAGATGGCTAAGAATTTTCCCCGGGAGAAAAGCATCTTCCTGCTGAATTGTTTGGAAGGCTCTTTAGCAATTTGCGGGATATGCAGT GATCCACCTGAAGATGCTGTAGTAACTGCCTGCGGGCATGTCTTTTGTAACCAGTGCATTTGTGAGCATATGATTGGTGATGACACCCAATGTCCCAAAAAGAATTGCAAAACTCGCCTTACTTcttcacacatattttctatcACCACACTAAGGGGTGCTATATCGAATAACCCAAATCCAGAAAATAATCACACCTTGAACTGCTCTGATTCCAAGCTTGCAAAAGTTTCGGAATCTTGTTCTTCAAGCTATCCAGAAGGTTCATCCAAAATCAAAGCTGCTCTGGAGCTCTTGACATCTTTGTCTAAGCCACACGATCCTGCCTTGAAACCTACAGAAGGATATTCAGATTTGTTGCATGGTTACAATTCAGTGGGAAAGAATCGAACTCCAGACATAAAAGCTGTGGGAGAAAAGGCAATTGTGTTCTCCCAGTGGACACGGATGTTGGATTTGCTTGAAGATTATTTGAAAAGTTCGTCCATCCAATACCGCAGACTTGACGGAACAATGCCTATTTCTGC